One region of Quercus lobata isolate SW786 chromosome 2, ValleyOak3.0 Primary Assembly, whole genome shotgun sequence genomic DNA includes:
- the LOC115975544 gene encoding uncharacterized protein LOC115975544, whose product MAHRAIRCFVVLTMPIELFLLLLALTLLQGFGVILNVPKRTWINQYLSWICCLAMRMMSIMCNSVVALGAISGCLNFERKKEPRGNIGLLNFERKIRLKNEGIFTEQEFLNFGIFSFKESAIEDFEAMGRAATSLSKLADTAREELPSTMATIRLSGMEISDLTLELSDLSQEIADGVSKSTQAVQAAEAGIRQIGAVACQQTISMIQERASLPIISLQPVVAGAAKKTSHAVGQATKAFMNMISWGEFSAENEDDSGIDRVEI is encoded by the exons ATGGCCCACAGAGCCATCAGATGCTTTGTTGTGCTTACAATGCCAATAGAACTGTTTTTGTTACTGTTAGCTCTGACACTTTTGCAAGG GTTTGGAGTGATTTTAAATGTACCCAAGAGGACCTGGATCAACCAGTACCTGAGTTGGATCTGTTGTCTGGCCATGAGAATGATGTCAATTATGTGCAATTCAG TGGTTGCGCTAGGGGCAATATCAGGTTGCTTaaattttgaaaggaaaaaagaaccAAGGGGCAATATCGGGCTACtcaattttgaaaggaaaataagattaaaaaatgaaggtaTATTCACAGAACAGGAATTTTTGAACTTTGGAATATTCTCCTTCAAAGAGTCGGCCATCGAAGATTTTGAG GCAATGGGGAGAGCTGCAACATCTCTTTCAAAGCTAGCAGATACAGCTCGTGAGGAGCTCCCTAGTACTATGGCTACCATTAGGCTATCTGGCATGGAAATCAGCGACCTTACACTGGAACTAAGTGATTTAAG CCAAGAGATAGCTGATGGGGTCAGCAAATCTACTCAAGCTGTGCAAGCGGCAGAAGCTGGAATTCGACAAATTGGTGCAGTTGCTTGCCAGCAAACTATCT CAATGATTCAAGAGAGAGCGAGCCTGCCCATCATCTCTTTGCAACCTGTTGTTGCTGGAGCTGCAAAGAAGACTTCTCATGCTGTTGGCCAAGCGACAAAGGCCTTCATGAATATGATCTCTTGGGGGGAGTTCAGCGCAGAGAATGAAGATGACAGTGGAATTGATAGAGTGGAGATTTAA